Proteins encoded in a region of the Prinia subflava isolate CZ2003 ecotype Zambia unplaced genomic scaffold, Cam_Psub_1.2 scaffold_47_NEW, whole genome shotgun sequence genome:
- the LOC134565384 gene encoding class II histocompatibility antigen, B-L beta chain-like isoform X1, with translation MGRGAAAGALLVALGVLGASLAADAELSGVFQEMVKSECQFINSTDRVKFVKRFIYNREQYMHFDSDVGLYMGDTPYGEKVARYWNSDPEWMEYRRDAVDRHCRHNYELSSPFLVERRVAPSVCISMVPSSSQPGPGRLLCSVMDFYPAQIQVRWFQGQQELSGHVVATTVVPNGDWTYQLLVLLETPLRHGVRYTCQVEHVSLEQPLSQHWEMPLDTARSKMLTGIGGFVLGFVFLALGLSFYLSKKSS, from the exons ATGGGGCGAGGGGCGGCAGCTGGGGCCCtactggtggcactgggggtgCTGGGAGCCTCCTTGGCTGCGGACGCGGAGCTCTCGG GTGTGTTCCAGGAAATGGTTAAGTCCGAGTGTCAATTTATTAATAGCACCGACCGGGTGAAGTTTGTGAAGAGGTTTATCTACAACCGGGAGCAGTACATGCACTTCGACAGCGACGTAGGGCTGTACATGGGGGACACCCCATATGGGGAGAAGGTTGCCAGGTACTGGAACAGCGACCCAGAATGGATGGAGTATAGACGGGATGCGGTGGACAGGCACTGCCGGCACAACTACGAGCTGTCGAGCCCGTTCCTCGTGGAGCGCAGAG tGGCCCCCAGCGTTTGCATCTCGATGGTGCCCTCGAGCTCCCAACCTGGCCCTGGCCGCCTGCTCTGCTCCGTGATGGATTTCTACCCTGCCCAGATCCAGGTGAGGTGGttccagggccagcaggagctcTCAGGGCACGTGGTGGCCACCACTGTGGTCCCCAACGGGGACTGGACCTaccagctcctggtgctgctggaaacCCCCCTGCGGCATGGAGTCAGATATACCTGCCAGGTGGAGCACgtcagcctggagcagcctctgaGCCAGCACTGGG AGATGCCGCTGGACACTGCCCGCAGCAAGATGCTGACAGGGATCGGTGGCTTCGTGTTGGGCTTCGTCTTCCTGGCGCTGGGGCTCAGCTTCTACCTGAGCAAGAAG agctcctga
- the LOC134565384 gene encoding class II histocompatibility antigen, B-L beta chain-like isoform X2 has translation MWRWCWRLKSYGKGGGKYGERWKRGSGTAGRRVLQGLACGTQGVQCGDLGWPSELLACCGVLGAAGGAPLDLSYAHTGVFQEMVKSECQFINSTDRVKFVKRFIYNREQYMHFDSDVGLYMGDTPYGEKVARYWNSDPEWMEYRRDAVDRHCRHNYELSSPFLVERRVAPSVCISMVPSSSQPGPGRLLCSVMDFYPAQIQVRWFQGQQELSGHVVATTVVPNGDWTYQLLVLLETPLRHGVRYTCQVEHVSLEQPLSQHWEMPLDTARSKMLTGIGGFVLGFVFLALGLSFYLSKKSS, from the exons ATGTGGAGATGGTGCTGGCGACTGAAGAGTTATGggaaagggggaggaaagtatGGAGAAAGGTGGAAAAGAGGAAGTGGGACCGCGGGAAGAAGGGTCCTACAAGGGTTGGCTTGTGGGACACAAGGGGTGCAGTGTGGGGATCTGGGGTGGCCCTCTGAGCTCTTGGCTTGCTGTGgagtgctgggggctgctggtgggGCACCCCTTGACCTGTCTTATGCACACACAGGTGTGTTCCAGGAAATGGTTAAGTCCGAGTGTCAATTTATTAATAGCACCGACCGGGTGAAGTTTGTGAAGAGGTTTATCTACAACCGGGAGCAGTACATGCACTTCGACAGCGACGTAGGGCTGTACATGGGGGACACCCCATATGGGGAGAAGGTTGCCAGGTACTGGAACAGCGACCCAGAATGGATGGAGTATAGACGGGATGCGGTGGACAGGCACTGCCGGCACAACTACGAGCTGTCGAGCCCGTTCCTCGTGGAGCGCAGAG tGGCCCCCAGCGTTTGCATCTCGATGGTGCCCTCGAGCTCCCAACCTGGCCCTGGCCGCCTGCTCTGCTCCGTGATGGATTTCTACCCTGCCCAGATCCAGGTGAGGTGGttccagggccagcaggagctcTCAGGGCACGTGGTGGCCACCACTGTGGTCCCCAACGGGGACTGGACCTaccagctcctggtgctgctggaaacCCCCCTGCGGCATGGAGTCAGATATACCTGCCAGGTGGAGCACgtcagcctggagcagcctctgaGCCAGCACTGGG AGATGCCGCTGGACACTGCCCGCAGCAAGATGCTGACAGGGATCGGTGGCTTCGTGTTGGGCTTCGTCTTCCTGGCGCTGGGGCTCAGCTTCTACCTGAGCAAGAAG agctcctga